One stretch of Kluyveromyces marxianus DMKU3-1042 DNA, complete genome, chromosome 8 DNA includes these proteins:
- the HPM1 gene encoding protein-histidine N-methyltransferase produces the protein MAYEGLNQEKKKEPEKKKRRLLYNRSSQDSSSHRCEGQKRRYSGRTERLHRGKMSFAFGFSNADLSDDELEAVDQTTQQQQPASVSNVVNPLDSQALLGEHVSQPKYVNVDDLLRSLVNVRLSFEEFVTPGTNSVLYRRELFDVKHQLMSEVDSQSDENNVELEILMGETNEDLRRNIYEGGLKSWECSIDVVDSFVEKNPIPDFEFKNVIELGCGTSLPSEFVFMQYLRSGSTNGICFTLCDYNESVLRLVTLPNFIIGWAKTVLTEEQFAQLQTTDDPNVPVLNDELLLTKALLDAFKADLESKNISLSFISGSWGRAFMNIVSQHQISPKENTLILTAETIYQPDTLPVISETLIELLLQNKQHASPVKCLLAAKDIYFGVGGSIVEFEDYMTKRIQHSNLPLKLHKFKVNAGLKRSIVLIE, from the coding sequence ATGGCATATGAAGGTTtgaaccaagaaaaaaaaaaagaacctgaaaaaaaaaaacgtcGATTATTGTACAACAGGTCATCTCAGGatagctcatcgcatagATGTGAAGggcagaaaagaaggtatAGTGGCAGAACAGAGAGACTTCATCGCGGTAAAATGTCTTTTGCGTTTGGATTTTCTAATGCAGATTTGAGTGACGATGAGCTAGAGGCTGTAGATCAGACAActcagcaacaacagcctGCGTCAGTGTCGAATGTTGTGAACCCTCTAGACTCTCAAGCTTTGCTCGGTGAACACGTCAGTCAGCCAAAGTACGTGAATGTGGATGATTTGCTTCGATCATTGGTCAATGTGCGTTTGtcctttgaagaatttgtCACTCCAGGGACGAATTCTGTGCTATATCGTCGTGAATTGTTTGATGTGAAGCACCAGCTAATGTCTGAGGTGGATTCGCAGAGCGATGAGAACAACGTGGAGTTGGAGATCTTGATGGGTGAGACCAACGAGGAtttgagaagaaacatCTATGAGGGTGGACTAAAATCATGGGAATGTTCCATTGACGTGGTAGACTCGTTTGTGGAGAAAAACCCAATCCCAGACTTTGAGTTCAAGAACGTCATCGAATTGGGTTGCGGCACTTCGCTTCCTTCTGAATTTGTTTTCATGCAATACTTGCGCAGTGGCTCCACGAACGGAATCTGCTTTACACTTTGTGATTACAACGAAAGTGTTTTAAGACTAGTGACGCTTCCGAATTTCATTATTGGTTGGGCCAAAACTGTTCTCACTGAAGAACAGTTTGCTCAATTGCAGACAACAGATGATCCAAACGTACCTGTACTAAACGACGAATTGTTATTGACAAAGGCATTACTAGATGCGTTTAAAGCAGATTTGGAATCAAAGAATATCTCTTTGTCATTTATCTCCGGATCATGGGGTAGAGCATTCATGAACATTGTGTCGCAACATCAAATATCTCCAAAGGAGAATACCCTAATTCTAACCGCAGAGACAATCTACCAACCAGATACTTTACCAGTTATTAGCGAAACTCTAATAGAGCTACTACTACAGAATAAGCAGCACGCATCGCCTGTCAAGTGTCTTTTAGCTGctaaagatatatatttcgGTGTTGGAGGTAGTATAGTCGAGTTTGAAGATTATATGACCAAAAGAATTCAACACTCAAATTTACCATTAAAGCTACATAAGTTCAAGGTGAACGCAGGGCTAAAACGGTCTATAGTGCTTATAGAATAA
- the SEC24 gene encoding COPII subunit SEC24 has product MSHHKKRVYPQAQYQLAEGLAQPMAGAGAPTQPVAPGQQPFLTPAQQHLHQQIDQATAGLGNMQLHNVPVVDPNSFQQAGAPMGQAYPQAYQQPVQPMQQQQQLPMQPQQPMQQQTYQQQQYQQPGVGVGAGMGVSVGKPMNQLYPVDLFQELPPPITDLSLPPPPLMVPPEKMIVPNETVNHCSEHLRCTMNAIPKNGSLLKKSKLPLAMVIRPYTKLIDADAPTPTTPDGVVVRCRRCRAYLNPFVQIIENGLRYRCAFCNLANTFPQQIDMNGNRYERPEFNSSIVDFVAPKEYAVRPPPPSTYAFVLDVSQAAIKNGLLATTARTLLESLDTIPNHDERTRISIICVDQSLHFFRIPLDEEGDNIKMYDVADLDEPFLPSPSGLLVPLIEARNNIEKLLTSLPEIFQQSIQPKFALAPALKSALNLIRAQGGKIIVVGATLPNVGEGTLHKRNEKAVANTSKEASTLLNTGDAFYKSFPIECNKFQVAVDVFMASDDYVDIASVSNLGRFTGGQTHFYPGFSALNLIDVTKFSKEFSKHVSMDLSFETVMRARASSGLKMTGFYGHFFNRSSDLCALPAIPRDQSYVFELGIDEQLTKEYVYLQVALLLTSNVAQRRIRVITLAIPTTDKLTDVYASADQLAITAYYAQKGVERAPSSGFEDTREFLNKSVQEVLATYKKEVLTSNTGGAAPLMLCANLRMWPLLMHSLTKHMAFRSGIVPADHRAHALNNLETLPLPYLIQNIYPTVYSLHDMPDEAGLPHEETGEIVLPQPINSTSSLLERYGLYLIDTGLDMFLWIGGDAVPELVTDVFGTPDIMEIPIGKNELPVLDATEFNLRVRNVISKIREHDDVIFYKTLHIVRGASPSEPMNHVSAREVASLRLWTASQLVEDKVQNSWNYREFLQNMKTRISK; this is encoded by the coding sequence ATGTCTCATCATAAGAAGCGTGTGTATCCCCAGGCGCAATATCAGCTTGCAGAAGGTCTTGCTCAGCCAATGGCTGGAGCAGGCGCCCCTACGCAACCGGTTGCACCTGGCCAACAGCCATTTTTGACACCAGCTCAGCAGCATTTGCACCAGCAAATCGACCAGGCTACCGCTGGTCTTGGCAATATGCAGCTACACAATGTCCCTGTGGTTGATCCTAATTCATTCCAGCAAGCTGGGGCTCCCATGGGCCAGGCTTATCCTCAGGCGTACCAGCAACCGGTGCAGCCAatgcaacagcaacagcagctgCCAATGCAGCCACAACAGCCAATGCAGCAACAGACTtatcagcaacaacagTACCAACAGCCAGGCGTTGGTGTTGGCGCTGGCATGGGTGTTTCCGTTGGGAAACCTATGAACCAGCTATACCCTGTTGATTTGTTCCAGGAGTTGCCTCCCCCAATCACTGACTTGTCACTTCCTCCACCCCCATTGATGGTGCCACCGGAAAAGATGATTGTTCCTAACGAAACAGTGAACCACTGCTCTGAACACTTGAGATGTACCATGAATGCTATCCCCAAGAACGgctctttgttgaagaaatcgaagTTGCCATTGGCTATGGTCATTAGACCATACACCAAGCTAATCGATGCCGACGCACCTACTCCTACCACCCCAGATGGTGTCGTGGTTCGTTGTAGACGTTGTCGTGCATATTTGAATCCGTTCGTGCAGATCATCGAAAATGGTTTGCGTTACAGATGTGCCTTCTGTAACCTTGCCAATACCTTCCCTCAACAAATCGACATGAACGGTAACCGTTACGAAAGACCAGAGTTCAACTCCTCCATCGTCGATTTCGTGGCCCCAAAGGAATATGCCGTTAGACCACCTCCCCCATCCACTTATGCATTTGTCTTGGATGTGTCGCAAGCTGCAATCAAGAATGGTTTGTTAGCCACCACTGCAAGAACCCTTTTGGAAAGCTTGGACACAATTCCAAACCACGAcgaaagaacaagaatctCCATTATCTGTGTGGACCAAAGCCTACACTTCTTCCGTATACCTCTGGACGAAGAAGGTGACAACATCAAGATGTATGACGTTGCAGATCTCGATGAGCCATTCTTGCCCTCTCCAAGTGGGCTGTTGGTTCCATTGATTGAGGCAAGAaacaatattgaaaaattattgaCCTCGTTGCCAGAAATTTTCCAACAATCGATCCAGCCTAAGTTTGCTCTTGCTCCAGCTCTAAAGTCGGCATTGAACTTGATCAGAGCACAAGGTGGTAAGATTATCGTCGTTGGTGCCACTTTGCCTAACGTTGGTGAAGGTACCTTACACaagagaaacgaaaaagcAGTTGCCAATACCTCTAAGGAAGCATCGACTTTGTTAAATACTGGTGATGCATTCTACAAGTCTTTCCCAATTGAATGTAACAAATTCCAAGTTGCCGTGGACGTGTTTATGGCTTCTGACGACTACGTTGATATCGCATCTGTTTCAAACTTGGGTCGTTTCACCGGTGGTCAAACACACTTCTACCCTGGCTTCAGTGCTCTAAACTTGATTGACGTTACCAAGTTCTCTAAAGAATTTTCTAAACATGTCTCGATGGATCTATCTTTCGAAACTGTTATGAGAGCTCGCGCTTCTAGCGGATTGAAAATGACAGGTTTCTACGGTCACTTCTTTAACAGATCTTCTGACTTGTGTGCTCTACCAGCTATCCCAAGAGATCAATCATACGTTTTCGAATTGGGTATTGACGAACAGTTGACCAAGGAATACGTGTACTTGCAAGTTGCTTTGCTTTTGACTTCTAACGTGGcacaaagaagaattagagtCATAACTTTAGCTATTCCAACCACCGATAAACTAACTGATGTGTATGCATCTGCTGATCAATTAGCTATAACCGCTTACTACGCTCAAAAGGGTGTTGAAAGAGCACCATCATCAGGCTTTGAAGACACCAGAGAATTCCTTAACAAGAGTGTTCAGGAAGTTTTGGCTACCTATAAGAAGGAAGTTCTAACTTCTAACACTGGTGGTGCAGCACCCTTGATGCTTTGTGCAAACTTGAGAATGTGGCCATTATTGATGCACTCTTTAACAAAACATATGGCATTCCGCTCTGGTATTGTCCCAGCCGACCACAGAGCCCACGCTCTAAATAACCTGGAAACTCTACCATTGCCTTATTTGATCCAAAATATTTACCCAACTGTCTACTCTTTACACGATATGCCTGATGAAGCTGGTCTTCCCCATGAAGAGACTGGTGAGATTGTACTACCGCAACCAATTAActccacttcttctttgttggaAAGATACGGTTTGTACTTAATCGACACTGGCTTAGATATGTTCTTGTGGATAGGTGGTGACGCTGTGCCAGAACTAGTCACTGACGTGTTTGGTACACCAGATATTATGGAAATTCCAATTGGTAAGAACGAACTTCCAGTTTTGGATGCCACAGAATTCAACCTAAGGGTAAGAAATGTCATATCTAAAATCAGAGAACACGACGATGTCATCTTCTACAAGACTCTACATATCGTAAGAGGTGCCTCTCCAAGTGAACCAATGAACCATGTCTCCGCTAGAGAAGTCGCATCATTGAGATTGTGGACTGCTTCTCAATTGGTTGAAGATAAAGTTCAAAACAGCTGGAATTACAGAGAATTCCTACAAAATATGAAAACCCGAATCTCAAAATGA
- the COX5A gene encoding cytochrome c oxidase subunit IV family protein, translated as MLRSSVSRVARVTPIRFAQTQALSKASIVDLPNRWEDLPAAEQQDIVSKLAERQKLPWTELSDVEKQAAWYISYGAWGPRRPVHGKGDAAYIAKGVAAGLVISLAIFAGIRQLSGEPPKTMTKEWQLKSDEYLKSKNANPWGGYSQVQSK; from the coding sequence atgTTGCGTTCATCCGTTTCCAGAGTTGCTCGTGTTACTCCTATCAGATTTGCCCAAACACAAGCTCTATCCAAGGCATCTATTGTGGACTTGCCAAACAGATGGGAAGATCTACCAGCAGCCGAACAACAAGACATTGTTTCTAAGTTGGCAGAACGTCAAAAGCTTCCATGGACCGAGTTGAGCGATGTTGAGAAGCAAGCTGCTTGGTACATTTCCTACGGTGCGTGGGGTCCAAGAAGACCAGTTCACGGTAAGGGTGATGCTGCTTACATTGCCAAGGGTGTTGCTGCTGGTTTGGTTATTTCTTTGGCCATTTTCGCTGGTATCAGACAACTATCTGGTGAGCCACCAAAGACCATGACCAAGGAATGGCAACTAAAGTCTGACGAGTACTTGAAGTCCAAGAACGCCAACCCATGGGGTGGTTACTCTCAAGTCCAATCCAAATAA
- the COG5 gene encoding Golgi transport complex subunit COG5: MSLNDPLQNYEDFLEPDFRPLQFANDILKVTNNGTDGEVLDLKTCLKRCAYDLQELDRRIDHTIQNNPGQVLEQIEKRKAEKEIVGSTLKSNTEYLSMSYNRLQKDVLEPYETALKLQSVSSKIHQTTTLLRTSLLYIHMVSQLQSISLETQSVDDEQLSRGVKVAAIHSQLKANIEQNPNLSTLQFIKSCENNIVAPKRQELLRYLSTNLTRDCMNNVQIEHRSQRITTLMKALHTLSSVDLFDTINSILSSKIQGSSQTLIKTITSIKTFNLALGDVMDNRNTLLKLENLMKECETSGTSNIFRDYLSQKKNKSLIDQFWTEVSKNFKREFEMSYNRGGPVGKSLQNNAQFIEETIKKCFEVSESESSANDSLKTEQNYMRNAVSILNRSRK; the protein is encoded by the coding sequence ATGTCATTGAATGACCCATTACAAAACTACGAAGACTTCCTAGAACCAGACTTTCGTCCTCTTCAATTTGCCAATGATATCTTAAAGGTCACTAACAATGGCACAGACGGAGAAGTGCTAGATTTGAAGACTTGCTTGAAGAGGTGTGCTTATGACTTACAAGAATTGGATAGAAGAATTGATCATACTATTCAAAATAATCCTGGACAGGTGCTAGAACAAATTGAGAAAAGAAAGgcagaaaaagagatcGTTGGTAGTACTCTAAAATCAAACACCGAGTATCTGTCCATGTCGTATAATCGTTTACAAAAGGATGTTTTAGAACCTTACGAAACTGCCTTAAAACTACAAAGTGTTTCAAGTAAAATCCATCAAACAACCACGTTATTAAGAACGTCGTTACTTTACATTCATATGGTTTCACAACTCCAATCAATATCGTTGGAAACACAATCAGTGGATGACGAACAATTGTCTCGTGGTGTTAAAGTGGCTGCTATTCACTCGCAACTAAAAGCCAATATTGAACAAAACCCAAATCTTTCAACATTACAGTTCATTAAGTCTTGtgaaaataatattgtTGCGCCAAAAAGACAGGAACTTTTAAGGTATCTTTCCACAAACTTAACAAGAGATTGTATGAACAATGTTCAGATAGAGCACAGATCACAGCGTATTACTACGCTAATGAAAGCCTTGCATACTCTCTCTTCTGTGGATCTCTTTGACACTATTAACAGCATTTTAAGCTCTAAAATTCAAGGCTCCTCACAAACTCTAatcaaaacaataacatcAATAAAAACCTTTAATCTTGCATTGGGGGATGTAATGGATAACAGAAATACACTCCTCAAACTTGAGAATCTAATGAAAGAGTGCGAGACTTCGGGAACCTCCAATATATTCCGTGATTATCTTTCtcagaaaaagaataaatctTTGATCGATCAGTTCTGGACGGAGGTCAGTAAAAACTTCAAGAGAGAGTTCGAGATGTCATATAACCGTGGTGGACCTGTTGGTAAATCATTACAAAACAATGCTCAATTTATAGAAGAAACTATTAAAAAATGCTTCGAAGTATCGGAAAGCGAATCATCTGCAAACGACAGTCTAAAGACAGAGCAGAATTATATGCGCAATGCAGTAAGTATACTGAATAGAAGTAGAAAATAA